Proteins encoded in a region of the Vicia villosa cultivar HV-30 ecotype Madison, WI linkage group LG5, Vvil1.0, whole genome shotgun sequence genome:
- the LOC131603286 gene encoding protein LSD1-like isoform X2, with protein sequence MLLYPRGATNVCCALCNTISPVPPPGMDMSQLYCGGCRTLLMYTRGATSVRCSCCHTVNLAPVSNQVAHVPCANCRTTLMYPYGSPSVKCAVCHYITNINNMSNGRVQVPANRPQGTTNFGTLPSTSTSMPQSQSQTVVVENPMSVDSSGKLVSNVVVGVTTDKK encoded by the exons ATGCTGCTGTACCCTAGAGGGGCAACCAATGTTTGTTGTGCATTGTGCAACACAATTTCCCCTGTCCCTCCACCTG GGATGGATATGTCTCAGCTTTATTGCGGAGGCTGTAGGACATTGCTAATGTACACACGGGGAGCTACGAGTGTGAGATGTTCTTGTTGTCACACTGTAAACCTTGCTCCAG TATCTAATCAAGTCGCCCATGTTCCCTGCGCTAACTGCCGGACAACACTCATGTATCCTTATGGATCGCCTTCAGTCAAATGTGCTGTTTGTCACTATATTACTAATATCAATAAT ATGTCCAACGGAAGGGTTCAAGTTCCTGCTAATAGACCTCAGGGGACAACCAACTTCGGAACATTACCTTCTACTTCAACA TCAATGCCCCAATCTCAGAGCCAAACTGTGGTGGTAGAAAATCCAATGTCTGTTGATTCGAGTGGAAAATTg GTGAGCAATGTTGTTGTCGGCGTTACAACAGACAAGAAATAA
- the LOC131603286 gene encoding protein LSD1-like isoform X1 gives MQSQIVCNGCRNMLLYPRGATNVCCALCNTISPVPPPGMDMSQLYCGGCRTLLMYTRGATSVRCSCCHTVNLAPVSNQVAHVPCANCRTTLMYPYGSPSVKCAVCHYITNINNMSNGRVQVPANRPQGTTNFGTLPSTSTSMPQSQSQTVVVENPMSVDSSGKLVSNVVVGVTTDKK, from the exons ATGCAGAGCCAAATTGTGTGTAATGGTTGTAGGAACATGCTGCTGTACCCTAGAGGGGCAACCAATGTTTGTTGTGCATTGTGCAACACAATTTCCCCTGTCCCTCCACCTG GGATGGATATGTCTCAGCTTTATTGCGGAGGCTGTAGGACATTGCTAATGTACACACGGGGAGCTACGAGTGTGAGATGTTCTTGTTGTCACACTGTAAACCTTGCTCCAG TATCTAATCAAGTCGCCCATGTTCCCTGCGCTAACTGCCGGACAACACTCATGTATCCTTATGGATCGCCTTCAGTCAAATGTGCTGTTTGTCACTATATTACTAATATCAATAAT ATGTCCAACGGAAGGGTTCAAGTTCCTGCTAATAGACCTCAGGGGACAACCAACTTCGGAACATTACCTTCTACTTCAACA TCAATGCCCCAATCTCAGAGCCAAACTGTGGTGGTAGAAAATCCAATGTCTGTTGATTCGAGTGGAAAATTg GTGAGCAATGTTGTTGTCGGCGTTACAACAGACAAGAAATAA
- the LOC131607837 gene encoding CASP-like protein 1B1, which translates to MASRDEEKVESGFNVLPESKPKKEYWILLSIRIITFLATASATIVMALNKQTKNFVVATVGSIPVTVPLVAKFQHTPAFIFFVVANGIVSFHNLVMIAMDILGPKFDNKGLQLALIAVLDTMALALASAGDGAATSMSELGRNGNSHAKWNKICDKFETYCNRGGGALIASFIGLILLLIVTVMSINKLLKLTRN; encoded by the exons ATGGCCTCAAGAGATGAAGAAAAAGTAGAATCTGGTTTCAATGTTCTTCCTGAGTccaaaccaaagaaggaatattgGATCCTTTTGTCCATTAGGATAATCACATTCTTGGCCACTGCATCAGCTACAATTGTTATGGCACTCAACAAACAAACCAAAAACTTTGTTGTTGCCACCGTTGGTAGCATTCCAGTAACAGTTCCTCTTGTGGCCAAGTTTCAACACACTCCTGCTTTTAT ATTCTTTGTGGTAGCTAATGGAATTGTGAGTTTCCATAACTTGGTGATGATAGCAATGGATATATTAGGACCTAAATTTGATAACAAAGGGCTCCAACTTGCTCTAATTGCAGTATTAGACACG ATGGCTTTGGCTCTTGCTTCAGCTGGAGATGGTGCAGCAACATCTATGTCAGAATTGGGAAGGAATGGTAATTCACATGCAAAATGGAATAAAATATGTGACAAATTTGAGACTTATTGCAACAGAGGTGGTGGTGCCTTGATTGCTTCATTCATTGGTCTCATTCTTCTCCTCATTGTTACAGTCATGTCCATCAACAAGCTCCTCAAACTAACTCGTAATTAA